A region from the Tachyglossus aculeatus isolate mTacAcu1 chromosome 5, mTacAcu1.pri, whole genome shotgun sequence genome encodes:
- the RPS27L gene encoding 40S ribosomal protein S27-like translates to MPLAKDLVHPSLEDEKKKHKKKRLVQSPNSYFMDVKCPGCYKITTVFSHAQTVVLCVGCSTVLCQPTGGKARLTEGCSFRRKQH, encoded by the exons TTGGCTAAAGACTTAGTGCATCCATCCTTAGAGGATGAGAAGAAGAAACACAAAAAGAAACGGCTGGTTCAGAGTCCAAATTCTTACTTTATGGATGTAAAGTGCCCAG GCTGCTACAAGATCACCACGGTGTTCAGCCATGCCCAAACGGTGGTTTTGTGTGTTGGCTGCTCAACTGTGTTGTGCCAGCCAACAGGAGGAAAGGCCAGGCTCACAGAAG GATGCTCATTTAGAAGAAAGCAACACTAA